The following is a genomic window from Flavobacteriales bacterium.
TGATCGCATGTTTGCCATAATCCCCCTCGGGGAAAACATCCTGCACCTTTCGGTTCTTCAAACTCCGACCGATGTTCCCAACAATGGTGCCTGAATCCTCTTCGAAATCACCCCAAACCAAGGCGATGTAGCGGCGTTCAATGGCGCGATCGAAAAACTGCTTGCTCAAATGCGCCATGGCTGGCTCGTTCTTGGCGATGACCATGAGTCCGGAGGTGAGCTTATCCAATCGGTGCACCAATCCCGGGCGGTCATTTTCCTGCCGAGTAGGCAGATTATCAAAATTATAGATCAACGCATTCACCAACGTGCCCGTGTAGTTCCCGTATCCGGGGTGCACCACGAGTCCGGCCGGCTTGTTCACCACAACCACGTCCTCGTCTTCATACACGATGTTGAGCGGAATATCTTCGGGAATGAGCTCCAGCTCGCGGGGCGGCGTGCTCATGACCACCCGCACCACGTCGCCGGGCTTTACCTTGTAGTTCGATTTTACCGCCGTACCATTCACGTGGATGTTTCCGGCGTCGGCTGCGGTCTGAATCTTATTCCGCGAAATATTCTCCAAAAAGTTGTTCAGAAACTTATCGACCCGAAGCGGCTTTTGCCCTTTATCAGCTACGAACCTATGATGTTCGTATAACTCCTCGTTATCGTCCAATTCTTCTTCGCTCATCACTTCACTTTAATGAACCGCGCGTACTTCGGACGATCGCCCTCGGTAAACAAGATGTAGGTTCCCGGGGCCAGGTTTTGGATTTGGGCCGTCGTTCCTCGGCCCGATGCGACCGTTCGGCCCTGCAAGTCAACGATTCGGTAGGGCATTTCAGCCTCGCTATTCCAGCGGATGTGGCTCGCGGCCGGATTAGGAAACACGGTGAATTCAGTCAACGCTTGGGTCGAAAGCCCAAGATCGCTATTCACCGACTTACCGAACATAGGGCGCATCATCAGCGTTCCGGGCAATTCGCTAGGCAACCACAAACCGCTCACGAAGTAGTACAACTTGTCGGAGTTATCGTTGTTTCGGTCGAAGCCAACATACATCTCGTTGTTGTACACCTGCTCTATACCTATATACACGGGTTGATCTATGAATTGTGGGACATCGAGAATATACCTCGCATAATTATTGACGTGCGTGTAGCGCGGCACGTACACCGAATCGCTCTTGTATAGAGCTTGAGCCGGTGCTCCCGTTTGGCCATCGATGGTCCATATTCCGATGCGGAATTCATTCTCCGTAGCATCGATCAAGGTCGGTGGAAAATACAGCAACAAGCCGCGCAAAGTGTCGTCGATCAGCGGATCGATGTAGTACACCATTTTGGCGCTGAGATCGTTCAATGCATAACCGCGTTCAGCCGTTCCATCGTCGTAAGCGTAGTAGTTGTAAAACTTTTGCGAAAAAGTAAGCGTGTCGTTCTCGGGCCGTACATCGGGAACGGACTGAATAAAATACTTGATGGTGACATTCGAACTATCGCTGCTGTTGAGCACTATGTTGTCCTCCAAATTGGTCTGGTAGATGTAGTTGACCGAGTCAAAAGCAAACGGATCGGAGTTCTTGAAGAGCACATTCGAGTTAAATACGTTGACGCCGTCCTGATACATGCGATATCCAAAATTCACGTTACGAATTCCGCTGGCTCGGTTCCAGAACTTTACCACGTTGTTGTCTTTGTAGGGGTCGTTGAGGGCATTAAAATGCGTCCACGGCACGGCGTAGAAATCCTCGAGGATCGACTCGGGCCGTTCGGAGATACAAATATCATCAATGGCCGAATCGTTCCGCGAGCGCCCCTCATCCAGAATGATGTAATCGACGTGCCAGTGGTCGAGGTTACCACTTAGCGTAGCGTAGTTCTTGAATCGGAATTGAAATC
Proteins encoded in this region:
- a CDS encoding RluA family pseudouridine synthase; the encoded protein is MSEEELDDNEELYEHHRFVADKGQKPLRVDKFLNNFLENISRNKIQTAADAGNIHVNGTAVKSNYKVKPGDVVRVVMSTPPRELELIPEDIPLNIVYEDEDVVVVNKPAGLVVHPGYGNYTGTLVNALIYNFDNLPTRQENDRPGLVHRLDKLTSGLMVIAKNEPAMAHLSKQFFDRAIERRYIALVWGDFEEDSGTIVGNIGRSLKNRKVQDVFPEGDYGKHAITHWEVVERLGYVTLIRCKLETGRTHQIRVHLSHEGHPLFGDFEYGDDKILKGTTFTKYKQFVQNCFKILPRQALHAKTLAFTHPRTGEWMSFESELAEDLVEVIDKWRNYAKHAM